The following nucleotide sequence is from Leopardus geoffroyi isolate Oge1 chromosome D4, O.geoffroyi_Oge1_pat1.0, whole genome shotgun sequence.
ATGCACTCATTTTGTGGGCCCAAGTGGCCATCTCTAGGGAGCACGTGGAGGTCGCTGCATGTTGAATCTGCTCATCTTCCAGACCAGGGGGGGCGTGTCTTCTGATAGGTATCGACATGTCCAGCATTAATACACTTCTAAAATTCATAATTATGGGGGCATGTCagcggctcagttggtcaagcatccaactctcaattttggctcaggtcatgatcccgtggttcatggaatcaagcccggcgtcaggctctgcactgacagcatggggcctgcttggcattctctctctcccaatctctctctgcccctaccccacatgtgctcgctcgctctctctctctctctctctctctctctcaaaatgaatacccATAATTATTTCCATAGGGCTGTGCCCTATATGGGCATTCCTTCAATAGACCAGGATTCCGTTACCCTCCTGTCTGACCATATGGTTGGATATTGGCCACTGCCCATGAGTCAGTAAAAACCCCCCACACAGGGTTTCTTAACACTGTTCAGTACTTCCATCACTGTTAGGAAGACAGCATGCAGTTCACACCGAGCTGGTCGGTTTTTATATTCTTCTGTCAGTGGTGGCCTTCCAAACAGGATGTTGTCCATTCGCCGTGGAACTGCTGTCCTGTTGTTGTGTAGAGAGCTGCTGATAGGGCTCCATCCACTTGATAGTGGGTCCAGCAGCTCCTCAGGCGGTCCCAGAGTCAGTCCtgtggggggtgggaaagagacCTCCTGCCCCTAGAACGTCCTCCCTTACTCCCCAGGAACTGCCACCCCCAGGAGGGGGCTTCTCCAGCATCATCCTAGACATGGCATTTCAGGGTTCAAGACCATTTTCTGTCTTTCAGTCTTAGGGGTAGCTTCAGTTAATGACTCACAAGAACACAGTTGTAAATGCCCTTCAAAGGGAAACACTCTCGTGCAGAGTTCCCACAGTGAGCACCAGGCGTGCTCACCTGTTCCCGCCCAGGCCCCATCAGAGGCCGCACAGAAGGCCACTACACCGAGAATTGTTCCTTCCGGTGCATTCATCCTGATGGTTGGCCAGAGAGGCTCACACAACTCTGGGAAGCCCATAGGTTTACCCGTCTATTAAAGGCTGTCGCAAAGGATTCAAATCAACAACCAGTGGAAGAAGTGTGCAGGGTGAGGTCTGGGGAAAGCACGGAGCTTCAGGTGGGGCACTCTCCTGACATCTCCTTGTGGTCTACCCAGAGCTCTCCTAACCCTGTCCTTTCGGGTGTTTATGGAGGCTCATCACATAGTCATCACTGACTAAGTCATTGGCTGAGTCCACCTCCGTAAGGTCTCTGGTGAAGGTAAGGGTTTGAGGGGGACTAAGGATCTCTGGGTCCGCCTGGCAGCAGCCCCTGCCTTTGAGCTCATTAACGTAACAGAAAACACCTTAATCACTCTGTGTATTTAGGAAATCCCAGGGGTttggggagctgtgagccaggaactgCATCAAGACCCGGTAAGTGTTTCTTATAAACCACAGTGTCGTACCCTGGAGGGCAGCATTGCCCCCACTGAGAATCACGGACTTACTAGGTATCTGTCTCCAATTCCCATCTCCTCTTAAGCCTGAAGCCTAGTCATGTGGTCCAAGAAGATAAAGTATTTAGGAGACTGAGGAAGGGGAAGTTACGACTTGGTGTGAGGAGTGGTGAACATTAGACGTGTATACTTTACTCATGAGCTTAATGTTTCCAACGGGACACAAATCCCCACATAGTGAGTTCACAGCCCAAGCGTGTACAGTAATCTCCATGACACTGTGACATTTACGTGCTAGGCATAGTTACATTTATTTAGGAAATTGGAACATACCGGAAACTTTAGCTTTTTGAGCTGTTATGGTTTGATTTTGTATCCAGCTGCTGTTAATATTTCATTTccaagatttagaaaaaaatggatttggaaTCAGGAAACCAGGGGGTTTTAGTTCTAGCCGTCCTTGGGGTCCTATGAATTCTTTGCAACAAAGTATACAGGAGAGACAAGGTTTATTCCTCCTGTTTTCCCCCTTGGAGCTGGGTAAGTGTGTTACATGAGATGCACACATCTGTGCTTTAGTTTAGTTGTCCCAACCCCgggaataaagggaaaatgtGCAGGTAATGTGCAGGCACAAGCTAGACACTCCCTGCCAGTTTTATTGTGAACAAATTTATGAAATATCctctatttttatgtcttttctaaaagctaaatgtaggggcgcctggatggctcagtcagttgggcatccgacttcggctcaggtcatgatctggcggttcgtgagtttgagccccgcgttgggctctgtgctgacagcttggagcctggagcctgcttcggattctgtgtctccctctctctgtcactcacactctgtctgtctctctctctctctctctctctctctctctctcaaaaataaataaagcttaaaaaaatttttttaaataaataaaaaataaaagctaaatgtAGACTATACTCTGATTCGTAACTAACCCTGGGTTCATGGAATGATTCGGATTTATTAGTTAGTGGTCACAAATGCTCTTCAGCCTAGTAGCTAACCataccccctccacccccccccccgttgtAAATATCAAACCAACTGGTTTTGTTTGTAGCTGTGATAGACAATTGTGCAATCTTGTGCTAAAGAAGTACTTACGTTATTCTTCAGTTTCTCCTAGGGAAAgcattggattttgttttgttttttaatgagaaattctTACGGTGGGTATGAGTTCCTCAGGGCCATTTTTGAGTAGCAAAAAATGGTTGTTAACCTGCCTCCTCATTGGGCCCTGCAGCTGGATGACCCGTTCACACAAGCACCCCTTTGGAGGGAGGAGGCTGAGCAGAGTTGACCTCTTCTTCCAATTAGGCTGGAAGAGTGTGACCTTACTGTAGCCAGAGGAGCCAGGTGGCAGAGGGCCCAGCGAGGGGGTGGAGGGAACTCGGTTCTGCCCTGGCAGGCTGTCCGGAGATGCTATGGAAAGCTGAACTAGCACATAGTGACCTGGAATATGTTTGTTTGGGGCCTATGATTTAAGtaccctcttttctctccctaaGAAAACCCTTAGCGAAATCTTTCTTGTTCACTAATCTTTTGTACAGATAGAATCAAGGAAGGAACCTCCAGAGATGCTGGCTGCTTTCTGGGGTCTCTGAGAAAGCACCCAGGTCTGACATCAGAGCAGCCTGCTAGGCTGGCTGTGCTGAAGTACTGGTTGCTGCTTGACTGGTACCTAGAACTGGCATGCACTTTATTAAATGCTGTGTCGCATGTATCGTTTCTCTTTATGCTTTTAGTAGCCCTATGAGAACCAGCTTTCTTGTAGGAGTGCGGAAAGGGAGGCTTCAGAGCTCCCTCTGTACCTGACTCACAGGCATCTGGCTTGGACGACCCGACCGGGTCTGGCTTCTGCCAGAGCTTATCAAATTTCACATTCCTTGTTCTGGATTGCTAAATTGTGCAATTCTATTCTTCACAAAGGCTGCTGtgtgaggatttttaaaaaatcaacttagaaaaaaatcagtttaggAGGATATAAACAGAAGCTCCAGAATTCTGAAAActggaatgttttatttcattttgtttttaagcagtgCAAGAGGTGAAGGAAGTAATCGCCACATACTTCTATTCATCTCACCTCAGGAGCTTGTTCCTCCCACTCCTGGCCATAAGTTCCTGCTCACACATCACAGTCCCACCTCTTCTTGAAATCTGAGCTACTTCTCCAAGTCCTGGCCAGAAATAGTTGGGACATCTGTGCTCACATCATCTTTATTTGTTACTGCCAcgttagcattttctttcttccttccttgtgtTGGAATGAGTTGATCtttctttgttatattttttaacagctttattgaggcaaTTCACATCCCATACAGTTCACCCTTTTAAAATCTGTGATTCAGTAATTTTTAGTATCTTTAGacttgtacaaccatcaccacagtcaattttagaacattttcatcaccccagaaacaTACCCTCTGCTCATTAACAGTTACTCCCCACTTTCCCACTCTTGCCCtcgccccagccccaggcactcTGTGGTCTTTCTGTGTCTATAGATTTGCCCCTCTGGATACTTCATACAAATGGGATCAGGCAGTATACAGTCTTATGTGACTGAgttttcacttagcatggtaTTTGCGTGGTACATATATGTCACATCCTGAGGTATCAGTACTTCTTCTcttggctgaatgatattccaccgtatggatggaccacattttatttatccattcatcatctgatggacatttgggtgcttTCCACCTTTTCACTATCAATGGATAGTGCTGCTACCAACATTTGTTTCCAAATGTTTCTGCGTTCTGTGCCAACatatgtgttcatttctcttgaatcTATATCTTGGAGTGGAATTGCTACATAAGCGAGTCGAATTTTTTGAAGAATGGCCAGACTGCTTCCCTGAGCAGCCGTACCATTCGTACCATTCATACCATTCGTACCATTcgacatccccaccagcagtgtgggAAAGGCTACTTTCCCTACCTCCTTGCTAATACCATCTGTTacttgtctgtctttttgattctagccatcccAGGGAATGTGAAAGGgtctctcattgtagttttcgTTTTCATTTCCTCGATGGCTTCTCATcaaatttcaaattgttttagGTTAGAAATATTTATACCATTTTTATCTCCTGAAACACCCATAGTACTTTCCAATATTCgctcataataaatatttaaatttatgagcgtattttttaaagtttcaataaAGGGGGAGGTGgtccctaaattttttttttaactctgttgaAAGTGTGCTTTGTCCATATTATTAGCATTTTGCTCTGTTACCCTCATACTTGTATCTTGTGGTGTCACAGATGCACATGTGCTTTCTGTCTTGTGTCTTCATTGCAAACTCTATGAACCAAATGACCTCATGAATGTTCATTGGACTGTTGTTTGTGTTCATTCTGAATTGTTGAGCTTGTCCTTAGGGACAGGTGGGTGTTCTGTTTCTGCTAAATGCTGATAACctacccaaagaaataaagagcattaGGGGCTTCCTTTTACACTTTATCTCCAAGACTCACCACTTGAAAACTCCTAAAATAGTTTTGTCTGATGCTTGCCTGTTGTCCATATTGTTACCGTTTATTCTTTGGGGTCCCTGCATAGGTAGCTCCCATCTGTATTTATTCTTCATCTGAGGAACTCTGTGAAATGTTACCCTGGTAAATCGAGAAAGGTCATCACAGAAGCTCCATCATCTTCATTATAAGGCATACTTAAgatacttcaaaataaaagaatatataatagatGCTTCTAAGGTTTTAAAGAAGACCTCAAACTTGTCCAAATTTTAAAGGAACTCTATTCAAACTTAGCGCTAATTAAGTAAATGTTGgctgatacacatatatatttctaatatatcaTGCTAGGAAGATGTGTTTTAATAATGCTGGCATATTGTGTGCTAAATTAACCTTTTGAGCAAAGCAGTTATTTATTAGCAATTCTTTATGTAACTACAATACAAAAAGACTTTCTGTAGTGAGTTTACTATAAAACCatttatcttggggcacctgggtggttcattcaattcagtgtccgacttcggctcaggtcatgatcttgcagtttgtgggttcgagccccacatcggtctctgtgctgacaactcagagcctggagtctgcttcagattctgtgtctccctctctctctgcccctcccccactcattctctccctctctcttgctctctctcgctctctccctctttctctgactctctgtctctgtctctctctcaaaaataataaacgttaggggcgcctgggtggcgcagtcggctaagcgtccgacttcagccaggtcacgatctcgcggtccgtgagttcgagccccgcgtcgggctctgggctgatggctcagagcctggagcctgtttctgattctgtgtctccctctctctctgcccctcccccgttcatgctctgtctctctctgtcccaaaaataaataaacgttgaaaaaaaaaaaaattaaaaaaaaaaaaataataataaacgttaaaaaaaaaatttatcccaGTTAAAATGGAAGACATTGTTTTGGACAGTTGCTGAAATCTGCTAAAATATGGATTGTGATGAGATAATTTGGTGGTTTTTAGTTATCCAAATGCAGATTTTGTTGCCTTGGTGCTCTGAGAGAAAACAAAGACCAGTTGATTTCATGAAACTACATGTCTTAGATCCTTAGTAGAATGACTTCTTTTGAAAACCAAAAGTATCCTCTGTTGCTCTAAATGGTAGGGCCAAAGAGGTGGATATCATGGTGGTAAGATTTCACACACAAGTGTGAAAGTTTTCCTGGAGGCCAGGTTGAAGAAAACAACTTACTCCTAAATGAATGACTGCCCATCACATGAATGTCACTTGGGGAGGCTCAACACTGTCCTCCTAGTGATTCAAAGCAGAGGGCCTGTAGTTCTCAGCTTCTAATGCTATTGTTTTCATCACTCTTAGAACAGTTACTTTTACTTGAGATGGCATACTTTGTTCTCAGCTTGATAATATTGTTATGTTGAAAGTTAagggttttttttacattttattttatgtattttgaggagagagattGTGTGCGCAAGCactggatggggggtggggggagagagagagagagagagagagagagagagagagagagagaatatcccaagcaggctccaggctgtcagtgcagagcccgatgcaggcagggctcagtctcaggaaccatgagatcatgacctgagccaaaatcaagagttggacgctcaacctactgagccaccctggcacccctaaagTTGAGTTTTTATTCCCACTTGTCATTCTGATTTATATTTCTGAAGACTTGTATCATTTTAAGTAGGTTCGAACCTTATGTAATGATGCAGATGTTACCAAGAACTTAAATTCGGTCTGATCTTATACTAATACATGATTCTAGATATTAGTGTAAGCTATCCATGTTTAGTTAAGTTTATATTGAATAATgtataaaatcataaatgtataCCTATAGTTTCTTGTCATTCTTAACTTCCATAATAGTGAGGGtcaatgttttcttctgtttcttcttgttctgGACCTTCTTGTTGATCATCACGTTCTTCACTATCTGCATCACCTTGAAATCTCCTGAAAACTTGGGTCTTCAGCTGTATTGTTTGACCATCAGTGCTTCTTTGCTCACCATAATAAATAGTGTGtagaagagggaagcagagggaaatgTATGAGCTTATTGgctcttttagtttattttggtcCATACGAATGTATGTTAAATGGTGGTAATGTAGTGGGTCAATAGATGGACACATCACTGTAACATTGAtatctgaaaaatacaaattaaaaattaatcttgcTGCATTACATCTAGAATCCTACAttggattttgttaaaatatgaGATATagttttattacttaaaatactTATAGGTGGGATTGTGTTTAATTAGTTTTTATAGTaatcaaataataaagaaaatgaaacgaCAAATGAATTCTATATTATCAAAACCAATGATGGctttaagagtatacttatcttaATGAGCACAGAATAATGTATAGGATTattgttgtacaactgaaactaatatagcactgtatattaactatactgtaatttaaatttttaagaaaatgatggCTTCGTTggctatttaattatttaacaaatatttaagtgataGTTATTAATAGAAAGAAtctcagaggcgcctgggtggctcagttggttgggcatctgacttcggctcaggtcatgatctcacagttaatgagtttgagcctcgctttgggctctgtgctgacagctcagagcctggagcctgcttctgtctctgtgtctccctctctctctgcccccaccctgcttgtgctctgtctctctgcctttcaaaaataaataaacgttaaaaaaattttttttaattaaaataaaaaaacctcaaaaagaaaaaagtgaaaatcaccTGGAGTCCCACTACTCAGGATACTCCCATTTTTTCATGTACTCTACAGTACTACTTCTCAATGCTTCAAGTgatgaaatttaatataaaagagTATAAACTTTATAGCACACCTTTCTGAGGCCACCTGCCATTTCCCTAGCTACTTCAAATCAACCATTTTCAGCAATGTGTAAAGCATAGAGTTTTTGAAGATTTGTTCTTTAAAAGGTCAGAATACTattgtttgtctttaaaaaataatgaaattttacatACTTTCAATTTCGTTATTTTCTAGGTATAGGTGTTGTAAATTCCTTGGAATATAGAATGCTTGTTTCAGTTTGTTGTGTCCAACATTGAGCTCTATAAGgttggaaagattaaaaatattgtatGGGATGTCTTGTAGTTTGTTGTGTGACATTCGTAGAGCATTAAGTTTTGGAAGTTCACTGAAGTAATTTTCTGGTATGGAAGAAATTGAGTTATTTTCTAAAGACAGGTACATAAGTGAAGAAGGCAGACCAGGAGGCATGGATTCTAATCTGTTATTACATAAGTTGAGCtgcattaattttttcattttagcaagTATGTTTTCTTGTAACATGGAATCTTCAAGATGATTATAACAGAGATCAAGCATTGTCAAGTTTACTAGCCCGTCCATGGCATTTGTCTGCAATCTGGAGATCTCATTGTAGCCAAGAAGAAGTCTTTCCAAAGACTtgggaagaggaaatggaaattcttCTAAGTTGTTA
It contains:
- the OMD gene encoding osteomodulin, which gives rise to MGFLSPACVLFCFFGVKVYCQYENYQWDEDYDQEPDDVYQPEFQFHQNEDYQVPFHQYMLGCATECFCPPNFPSSMYCDNRKLKTIPRVPAHIQQVYLQFNEIEAVTADSFINATYLKEINLSHNKITSQKIDYGVFAKLSNLLQLHLQHNNLEEFPFPLPKSLERLLLGYNEISRLQTNAMDGLVNLTMLDLCYNHLEDSMLQENILAKMKKLMQLNLCNNRLESMPPGLPSSLMYLSLENNSISSIPENYFSELPKLNALRMSHNKLQDIPYNIFNLSNLIELNVGHNKLKQAFYIPRNLQHLYLENNEIENINVTVMCPSIDPLHYHHLTYIRMDQNKLKEPISSYISLCFPLLHTIYYGEQRSTDGQTIQLKTQVFRRFQGDADSEERDDQQEGPEQEETEENIDPHYYGS